A stretch of the Sorangium aterium genome encodes the following:
- a CDS encoding IlvD/Edd family dehydratase: MNQRRTLRSQAWWDDAGNPEMTALYLERFLNFGLTRGELQRGRPIIGIAQTGSDLVPCNRHHLSLADRVKDGVRDAGGIPLEFPAHPLQETGKRPTAALDRNLAYLGLVEVLFGYPLDGVVLTTGCDKTTPSCLMAAATVDLPAIVLSGGPMLNGYYQGRLAGSGLVVWEARRLLAAGKVSYAEFMDMVAAAAPSAGHCNSMGTALSMNVLAEAVGMTLPGCAAIPAPYRERAQMAYATGRRIVEMVHEDLTPSAIMTKAAFENAIAVASAIGASTNCPIHMNAIARHVGVDLTDDDWQRVGQDVPLLVDCQPAGRFLGEDFHRAGGAPAVMNELLRAGRLHADALTVSGRTVGDNVASAVATDRDVIRPYEAPLRSAAGVLVMSGNLFDSAVMKTSVICDAFRDRYLSDPEHPDVFVARAVVFEGPEDYHARINDPSLGIDESCILVMRNTGPVGYPGSAEVVNMQPPDALIRRGLTSLPTLGDGRQSGTSDSPSILNASPESAVGGGLALLRTGDRIQIDLRRRRVDVLLSDAELDQRRKSLKLPQLESQTPWQEIYRSTVGPLSSGACLEPALRYQHLVQLRGLPRHSH, encoded by the coding sequence GTGAACCAGAGGCGAACGCTGCGAAGTCAAGCCTGGTGGGACGACGCGGGCAATCCGGAGATGACGGCGCTGTACCTCGAGCGCTTCCTGAACTTCGGGCTGACCCGCGGAGAGCTCCAACGCGGGCGCCCCATCATCGGGATCGCCCAGACGGGGAGCGACCTCGTGCCGTGCAATCGCCACCACCTGAGCCTGGCGGACCGCGTCAAGGACGGCGTGCGTGACGCCGGTGGGATCCCGCTGGAGTTCCCGGCGCACCCGCTCCAGGAGACGGGCAAGAGGCCCACTGCAGCCCTCGACCGGAACCTCGCGTACCTCGGGTTGGTGGAGGTGCTCTTCGGCTACCCGCTCGACGGCGTCGTGCTGACGACGGGCTGCGACAAGACGACGCCGTCCTGCCTGATGGCGGCGGCGACGGTCGACCTCCCCGCGATCGTCCTCTCGGGCGGGCCGATGTTGAACGGGTATTACCAGGGAAGGCTCGCCGGCTCGGGGCTCGTGGTCTGGGAGGCCCGCAGGCTGCTGGCGGCTGGCAAGGTGAGCTACGCGGAGTTCATGGACATGGTCGCCGCGGCTGCGCCCAGCGCGGGGCACTGCAATTCCATGGGAACGGCATTGTCGATGAACGTCCTCGCCGAGGCCGTCGGTATGACGCTGCCAGGGTGCGCGGCGATCCCGGCGCCCTACCGGGAGCGGGCGCAGATGGCGTACGCTACTGGACGTCGGATCGTGGAGATGGTCCACGAGGACCTGACGCCGAGCGCGATCATGACCAAGGCCGCGTTCGAGAACGCGATCGCCGTCGCCTCTGCGATCGGCGCATCGACCAATTGCCCGATCCATATGAATGCCATCGCGCGCCATGTCGGGGTCGACTTGACCGACGACGATTGGCAGAGGGTGGGGCAAGACGTCCCCTTGCTCGTCGACTGCCAGCCCGCCGGGCGCTTCCTGGGGGAGGACTTTCATCGCGCGGGCGGGGCCCCCGCGGTCATGAACGAGCTGCTCCGCGCGGGCCGCCTCCACGCCGACGCTCTCACGGTATCCGGACGAACCGTGGGTGACAACGTGGCCAGCGCCGTCGCCACCGACCGCGACGTGATCCGACCGTACGAGGCCCCCCTGCGCAGCGCGGCGGGAGTGCTCGTCATGAGCGGGAACCTCTTCGACTCGGCCGTCATGAAGACGAGCGTGATCTGCGATGCCTTTCGCGACCGCTACCTGTCGGATCCAGAGCATCCGGATGTCTTCGTGGCGCGCGCCGTCGTGTTCGAGGGGCCGGAAGATTACCACGCTCGCATCAACGACCCGTCGCTCGGGATCGACGAGAGCTGCATCCTCGTCATGCGCAATACGGGGCCGGTAGGTTATCCCGGCTCCGCGGAGGTCGTGAACATGCAGCCCCCCGACGCGCTGATTCGACGTGGGCTGACGTCGCTGCCCACCCTCGGAGACGGCCGCCAGAGCGGCACCTCGGACAGCCCCTCGATCCTGAACGCGTCGCCCGAGTCCGCGGTGGGAGGGGGCCTTGCGCTGCTCCGGACGGGGGATCGCATCCAGATCGATCTGCGGCGGCGCCGCGTGGACGTGCTGCTCTCCGACGCGGAGCTCGACCAGCGCCGCAAGTCCCTGAAGCTGCCGCAGCTCGAGAGCCAGACTCCATGGCAGGAGATCTACCGGAGCACGGTCGGTCCGCTGTCCAGCGGCGCGTGCCTCGAGCCTGCCCTTCGGTACCAACACCTGGTGCAGCTTCGCGGGCTGCCTCGTCACTCCCACTGA
- a CDS encoding C-terminal binding protein, translating to MSMERTGPVVVLDYDFGDIDVERSLLEPAGFEVVAAQCKTEEDVAAAAHDAVGVLTQYAEVKERAISGLRRCRVIARYGTGVDTVDVAAATRRGIRVTNAPNDWCADEVADHAVALLLTLARKLPAYDRATRRGSWSWQDGRPIHRIRGATLGLLSFGAIARGISARMASFGARIMTHDPFLDPDEIRAAGAAPVPFGELLERSDYLVLQAPLTTETRGLIGERELRRMKPTAILVNTARGPIIDDSALYRALKEGWIAGAGLDDIAEEPAKRRDWKPTSPLLSLDNVVITPHAAYYSDESIEFVRRFAANEIVRVLSGQEPMSPVNLMAA from the coding sequence ATGAGCATGGAAAGGACGGGGCCGGTCGTCGTGCTGGACTACGATTTCGGCGACATTGACGTCGAGCGCTCTCTCCTGGAGCCGGCCGGCTTCGAGGTCGTCGCCGCGCAGTGCAAGACCGAAGAGGATGTCGCGGCTGCCGCCCACGACGCCGTCGGCGTGCTCACGCAGTACGCGGAGGTCAAGGAGCGAGCGATCTCGGGGCTCCGGCGCTGCCGGGTCATCGCTCGGTACGGCACGGGAGTCGACACCGTCGACGTCGCGGCGGCGACAAGGCGCGGGATCCGCGTGACCAACGCGCCGAACGACTGGTGCGCCGACGAGGTCGCCGATCACGCCGTGGCGCTCCTGCTCACGCTCGCCCGCAAGCTGCCCGCCTACGATCGCGCCACGCGCCGTGGCTCCTGGTCCTGGCAGGATGGCCGGCCGATCCACCGGATACGGGGAGCGACCCTGGGGCTCCTGTCGTTCGGTGCGATCGCCCGGGGTATCTCCGCCAGGATGGCGAGCTTCGGCGCGCGAATCATGACGCACGATCCCTTCCTCGACCCGGACGAGATCCGCGCCGCGGGCGCCGCGCCGGTGCCCTTCGGCGAGCTCCTCGAGCGCTCCGACTACCTCGTCCTCCAGGCGCCGCTGACGACCGAGACGCGTGGTCTCATCGGGGAACGCGAGCTCCGGCGCATGAAGCCGACGGCGATCCTCGTGAACACCGCCCGCGGCCCGATCATCGATGACAGCGCGCTCTACCGGGCGCTCAAGGAGGGCTGGATCGCGGGCGCCGGGCTCGACGACATCGCCGAGGAGCCGGCCAAGCGGCGCGACTGGAAGCCCACGAGCCCGCTCCTCTCGCTCGACAATGTCGTCATCACGCCCCACGCCGCATACTACTCGGACGAGTCGATCGAGTTCGTCCGACGGTTCGCGGCCAACGAGATCGTCCGAGTCCTGTCCGGACAGGAGCCGATGTCGCCCGTGAACCTCATGGCCGCTTGA
- a CDS encoding cyclase family protein — translation MKQSALNQSKELWADVSVPIRNGMVHWPGNPEVKIVQTQDLERGDPATVSHLSLGTHTGTHVDAPAHFIARGAGIDRVPLERLIGPARVLDLGEIDRITPAHLDPADIRPGDRVLFKTGNSAHWDETQFRSDYTYLSFEAASHLVERGAWTVGIDYLSIGGMDRGAETHHVLLAAGVCIIEGLDLSRVEQGWYDLVCLPLRLEGIDGSPARVVLRGGDRRGRRTRRRSRSSGDRASFCRKEAGYGGCEHS, via the coding sequence ATGAAACAATCAGCCCTGAACCAGTCAAAGGAGCTGTGGGCCGACGTGAGTGTACCGATCCGTAACGGGATGGTGCACTGGCCGGGCAACCCCGAGGTAAAGATCGTCCAGACGCAGGATCTCGAGCGTGGCGATCCCGCGACCGTCTCCCATCTCTCGCTGGGCACGCACACCGGCACGCACGTCGATGCTCCGGCTCATTTCATCGCCCGTGGGGCGGGCATCGACCGCGTTCCGCTCGAGCGGCTCATCGGGCCAGCGCGCGTCCTCGATCTCGGAGAGATCGATCGCATCACGCCGGCCCACCTCGATCCCGCCGACATCCGCCCCGGCGATCGCGTCCTGTTCAAGACGGGAAACTCCGCGCACTGGGACGAAACGCAATTTCGCTCGGATTACACCTATCTGTCATTCGAGGCGGCCAGTCACCTGGTCGAGCGAGGCGCCTGGACCGTGGGGATTGACTATCTGTCGATCGGAGGCATGGATCGCGGGGCCGAAACGCACCATGTCCTGCTCGCCGCCGGGGTCTGCATCATCGAAGGGCTGGATCTCTCGCGCGTCGAGCAGGGTTGGTACGACCTCGTCTGCCTGCCGCTGCGCCTCGAGGGTATCGACGGCTCTCCTGCCCGGGTCGTCTTGCGCGGCGGCGATCGGAGAGGTCGGAGAACGAGGCGGCGCTCGAGAAGCAGCGGTGACCGGGCGTCGTTTTGCCGCAAGGAGGCTGGCTATGGAGGTTGCGAACATTCGTGA
- a CDS encoding aldo/keto reductase: MEVANIRDVPIPASRVGLGTWAMGGYQWGGADDDMSVRTIHAALDLGINLIDTAPAYGFGHSEEVVGRAVAERGQRDRVVLATKVGLERRGDALFRNGTRRQIFEEIELSLRRLRTDYIDLYQVHWPDPQTPYEETAKALLELQREGKIRAIGVSNYSIDAMLRFRAVAPIASAQPPLNLFERQAEGDILPWCHDNGVATLTYGALCRGLLSGAIDEKTAFQGDDLRKTDPKFQPPRFAQYLEAVRRLERFARDRYARSVLALAVRWVLDQRGVSVALWGARRPDELAPIGDVMGWHLDDEARAHIDAVLAETVRDPVGPEFMAPPERREAMAPAA, from the coding sequence ATGGAGGTTGCGAACATTCGTGATGTGCCGATCCCGGCGAGTCGAGTCGGCCTCGGGACCTGGGCCATGGGCGGGTATCAATGGGGCGGCGCCGACGACGACATGTCGGTTCGAACGATTCACGCGGCGCTCGACCTCGGGATCAACCTGATCGACACAGCGCCGGCCTACGGGTTCGGGCACTCCGAAGAGGTCGTCGGACGGGCCGTCGCCGAGCGGGGTCAGCGCGACCGGGTCGTCCTTGCGACCAAGGTGGGCCTCGAGCGCCGCGGAGACGCGCTCTTCAGGAACGGGACGCGAAGGCAGATCTTCGAGGAGATAGAGCTCTCGCTCAGACGGCTGCGCACCGATTACATCGATCTCTACCAGGTTCATTGGCCGGATCCGCAGACCCCCTACGAGGAGACGGCCAAGGCCCTCCTCGAGCTCCAGCGCGAAGGCAAGATCCGCGCGATCGGCGTCTCCAACTATTCGATCGACGCGATGCTCCGGTTCCGCGCCGTCGCGCCGATCGCCTCGGCCCAGCCGCCGCTGAACCTCTTCGAGCGGCAGGCGGAGGGCGACATCCTGCCCTGGTGCCACGACAACGGGGTCGCCACGCTCACGTACGGCGCGCTCTGCCGCGGGCTCCTGAGCGGCGCCATCGACGAGAAGACCGCGTTCCAGGGGGACGACCTCAGGAAGACCGATCCGAAGTTCCAACCCCCGCGCTTCGCGCAGTACCTCGAAGCCGTGAGGCGCCTCGAGCGATTCGCGCGTGACCGCTACGCTCGGAGCGTGCTCGCGCTCGCGGTGCGCTGGGTGCTCGACCAGCGGGGTGTCTCGGTGGCTCTCTGGGGCGCGCGACGACCGGATGAGCTCGCGCCGATCGGCGATGTGATGGGCTGGCATCTCGACGACGAAGCCCGCGCTCACATCGACGCCGTGCTCGCCGAGACGGTGCGCGATCCGGTGGGTCCCGAGTTCATGGCGCCGCCGGAGCGCCGAGAAGCCATGGCTCCGGCAGCCTGA